In the Mycolicibacter sp. MU0102 genome, one interval contains:
- a CDS encoding FadR/GntR family transcriptional regulator — protein MPLVTTRRTGLVDQVIEQLRASVTGGEWPVDSRIPTEPELADALGVGRNTVREAVRALAHSGILEVRQGDGTYVRATSEVSGAVRRLCGPQLRDVLQVRRCLEVEGARLAAAARTEEDLAELRALLDRRDGHQQEGSHDEFVRADTDFHLAVVRCSHNPVLTELYCGLTEVLMASVATTSAKPVQADQIRHRGLVEAIAAADVDAAGREAGGFLDELLEQLPPR, from the coding sequence GTGCCATTGGTCACCACCCGCCGCACCGGCTTGGTAGATCAGGTGATTGAGCAGCTTCGCGCTTCGGTGACCGGCGGGGAATGGCCGGTCGATTCGCGAATCCCCACCGAGCCAGAGCTCGCCGACGCGCTTGGCGTCGGCCGCAACACCGTGCGTGAGGCGGTCCGGGCGCTAGCCCACAGCGGCATCCTGGAGGTCCGCCAGGGCGACGGCACCTATGTGCGCGCCACCAGTGAAGTGTCCGGGGCGGTACGTCGGCTGTGCGGCCCCCAGCTGCGCGACGTACTCCAGGTGCGACGCTGCCTGGAGGTGGAAGGGGCGCGGCTGGCTGCCGCCGCCCGCACTGAGGAGGATCTGGCCGAGCTGCGCGCATTGTTGGATCGCCGCGACGGCCACCAGCAGGAGGGCAGCCACGACGAGTTCGTCCGGGCCGATACCGATTTTCATCTCGCGGTGGTCCGCTGCTCGCACAATCCGGTGCTGACCGAGTTGTACTGCGGGCTTACCGAAGTGCTCATGGCCAGTGTCGCCACAACAAGCGCAAAACCGGTGCAGGCAGACCAGATCCGGCACCGGGGCCTGGTAGAGGCGATCGCCGCGGCCGACGTCGACGCGGCCGGGCGTGAGGCGGGCGGATTCCTCGACGAGCTGCTCGAGCAGCTACCGCCCCGCTGA
- a CDS encoding MFS transporter: MTVAAEPGTRSQQLVQLLLATWTSIICFWAWNLVGPLSTQYATQMSLSPNQQALMVATPILVGALGRIGTGLMTDRFGGRTMFIGVSLASIVPVLVVGYAAKIGSYPLMVGAGFLLGVAGTVFAIGIPFANNWFAPERRGFATGVFGMGMAGTAASAFFTPRFVKWFGLFATHLIVAVALAATALLCFVVMRNGPQFVPNTASALPKLKAAAKLRVTWEMSILYALVFGGFVAFCNYLPIYIKTIYDFSAVDAGERTAAFAMAAVFARLLGGTLADHIAPKYVVLAALAGIAAQTVMAVLHPPADLWTGLTFIPLAVALGIGTGGVFAWVSRRVPAGSIGSVTGIVAAVGGLGGYFPPLVMGATYDPVHNNYTVALMMLVATAVILFGYTVIFLHARESLTSGST, translated from the coding sequence ATGACCGTCGCTGCCGAACCGGGCACTAGAAGCCAGCAGCTGGTGCAGCTGCTCCTGGCCACCTGGACGTCGATCATCTGCTTCTGGGCGTGGAATCTGGTCGGCCCGCTGTCGACGCAGTACGCCACGCAGATGTCGCTCAGCCCCAACCAGCAGGCGTTGATGGTGGCCACCCCGATCCTGGTGGGGGCGCTGGGCCGAATCGGCACCGGACTGATGACCGACCGCTTCGGGGGCCGCACCATGTTCATCGGGGTCTCGCTGGCCTCGATCGTCCCGGTGCTCGTCGTGGGTTACGCGGCGAAGATCGGCTCCTACCCGCTGATGGTGGGTGCCGGGTTCCTTCTCGGGGTGGCCGGCACCGTGTTCGCCATCGGAATCCCATTCGCCAACAACTGGTTTGCCCCCGAGCGTCGCGGATTCGCCACCGGGGTGTTCGGGATGGGGATGGCCGGGACCGCGGCGTCGGCGTTCTTCACCCCGCGGTTCGTCAAGTGGTTCGGCCTGTTCGCCACCCATCTGATCGTCGCGGTGGCCTTGGCGGCCACCGCACTGCTGTGTTTCGTGGTGATGCGCAATGGCCCGCAATTCGTGCCGAACACCGCCAGTGCGCTGCCGAAACTCAAGGCCGCCGCGAAATTACGGGTCACCTGGGAGATGTCGATTCTCTACGCGCTGGTGTTCGGCGGGTTCGTCGCGTTCTGCAACTACCTGCCCATCTACATCAAGACGATCTACGACTTCTCCGCGGTCGACGCCGGCGAACGCACCGCGGCGTTCGCCATGGCGGCGGTGTTCGCCCGCTTGCTGGGCGGGACATTGGCCGACCACATCGCGCCCAAGTACGTGGTGCTGGCCGCACTGGCCGGTATCGCGGCGCAGACAGTCATGGCTGTACTCCACCCGCCGGCGGATCTGTGGACCGGGTTGACGTTCATACCGCTCGCTGTCGCGCTCGGTATCGGCACCGGCGGGGTTTTCGCTTGGGTATCGCGGCGGGTTCCGGCCGGCTCGATTGGTTCGGTTACCGGGATCGTGGCCGCGGTCGGCGGTTTGGGCGGCTATTTCCCACCGTTGGTGATGGGCGCCACCTACGATCCGGTGCACAACAACTACACGGTCGCACTGATGATGCTGGTGGCCACCGCGGTGATCCTTTTCGGCTATACCGTGATATTCCTGCACGCCCGTGAATCATTGACCTCAGGGAGTACATGA
- a CDS encoding iron-siderophore ABC transporter substrate-binding protein, protein MTRVDRRAASAVALAVTLLTTAGCAGDTAETAPTSVSTTTTMVAGAGVLGNDRRPDESCAPEPAHPDPGPAMRWAHNAAEVEPASVEVPEQAERIVVLSGDQLDTLCALGLQSRVVGAALPDGADKQPSYLGSVVHGVAAVGSRSKPDTGAIAELHPDLILGAQGLTPGYAELAAIAPTVFTGAPGSAWEDNVRGVGAATARTGAADEVLERFSAYAAETREVSDATHFQVSVVEFTDNSVRVYGASGFAASVLRAVGVDRPPLQRFTDRLYIEIPANDADLAGRADFSAADGDIVYVSFSSPAVKARAATVFDSVAWRRLAANRDSRVFVVNNEVWQTGQGPVAARGVAGDLHWVNAPIN, encoded by the coding sequence GTGACCAGGGTGGACAGGCGGGCGGCGTCCGCAGTAGCGCTTGCCGTGACCTTGCTCACGACGGCCGGATGCGCCGGCGATACCGCCGAAACGGCTCCGACCTCGGTCTCCACCACTACGACGATGGTCGCCGGGGCCGGCGTGCTCGGCAATGATCGGCGCCCCGACGAGTCGTGCGCCCCCGAGCCTGCGCACCCGGACCCCGGGCCCGCCATGCGCTGGGCCCACAACGCGGCCGAGGTGGAGCCGGCCAGCGTGGAAGTTCCCGAGCAGGCCGAGCGCATCGTGGTGCTCTCCGGCGACCAGCTCGACACGCTGTGCGCCCTGGGCCTGCAGTCGCGCGTGGTGGGCGCCGCACTACCGGACGGGGCGGACAAGCAACCGTCGTACCTGGGCTCGGTAGTGCACGGCGTCGCGGCCGTGGGCTCGCGCAGCAAGCCCGACACCGGCGCCATCGCCGAGCTGCATCCGGATCTGATCCTGGGTGCGCAGGGCCTGACGCCCGGCTATGCGGAGCTGGCCGCGATCGCCCCCACCGTGTTCACCGGGGCGCCGGGTTCGGCGTGGGAGGACAACGTGCGCGGTGTGGGCGCCGCGACGGCACGCACCGGCGCCGCCGACGAGGTGCTCGAGAGGTTCAGCGCGTACGCCGCTGAAACCCGTGAGGTCAGCGACGCCACCCACTTCCAGGTGTCGGTGGTGGAGTTCACCGACAACAGCGTGCGGGTGTACGGGGCCTCCGGCTTCGCTGCCAGCGTGCTCAGGGCCGTCGGGGTGGACCGCCCACCGCTGCAGCGGTTCACCGATCGGCTCTACATCGAGATCCCAGCTAACGACGCCGATCTGGCCGGCCGGGCGGATTTCTCGGCGGCCGACGGCGACATCGTCTACGTGTCCTTCTCCTCGCCGGCCGTGAAGGCGCGAGCAGCCACCGTGTTCGACAGCGTCGCCTGGCGCCGGCTTGCGGCCAACCGTGACAGCCGGGTTTTCGTCGTCAACAACGAGGTGTGGCAGACCGGGCAAGGACCGGTCGCCGCGCGCGGCGTGGCCGGAGACCTGCACTGGGTGAACGCGCCCATCAACTGA
- a CDS encoding CynX/NimT family MFS transporter has product MTRTARNKTLDQYEHDLELELEGAAEFRPATMAAGGALLIVAVVLTALNLRPAITSVGPLLPEMRGALGASDTWAGVLTTLPGLCFAAAGLAAPWLSRRIGLGRTVSAALLILVAGLLIRVCDGPLVVLGGTLVATAGIALINVLIPVIIRGSFPAQVGLMTGIYTAALQGGGALGSAVTPVLDNALGGWRSALGAWSALALLALAAWVVGARGFDRPGTAAPAVTTKGRSLLRSKLAWTVTLFFGTQSFLAYVVMGWLPEVLIENGTSETRAGLLLGLISLIAVPISLIVSPLAARRDSQSGWIVGLGVLGMAGMLGLLIAPAAAPLLWSVLVGLGMSVFSLALTVIALRARDAQDTASLSGMAQGFGYLLAGVGPFMFGLLHHVSGGWTVPWLMMLAVYLVQTVAGALAGRNRYV; this is encoded by the coding sequence GTGACCCGCACCGCCCGCAACAAGACACTCGACCAGTACGAGCACGACCTTGAACTGGAACTCGAGGGCGCCGCCGAGTTCCGGCCGGCGACAATGGCGGCCGGCGGTGCACTGCTGATCGTCGCGGTGGTGTTGACCGCACTGAACCTGCGCCCAGCGATCACCAGCGTGGGGCCGCTGCTCCCGGAGATGCGTGGCGCGTTGGGCGCCTCGGACACTTGGGCCGGAGTCCTGACCACCTTGCCCGGCCTGTGCTTCGCTGCCGCTGGGCTGGCCGCGCCGTGGTTGTCGCGGCGGATCGGGCTGGGGCGCACCGTGTCGGCAGCGCTACTGATACTCGTTGCGGGACTGTTGATCCGGGTCTGCGACGGGCCTCTCGTCGTGCTCGGCGGAACACTGGTGGCAACCGCCGGCATCGCCTTGATCAACGTGCTGATCCCGGTGATCATCCGAGGATCCTTCCCGGCGCAGGTCGGGCTGATGACCGGGATCTACACCGCGGCGCTGCAAGGGGGCGGAGCCTTGGGCTCCGCGGTGACCCCGGTGCTCGACAACGCGCTGGGAGGCTGGCGCTCCGCCCTGGGGGCGTGGAGTGCGCTCGCGCTGCTGGCGTTGGCGGCCTGGGTGGTCGGTGCCCGCGGATTCGACCGGCCCGGCACCGCCGCGCCCGCGGTCACGACGAAGGGCCGATCGCTGTTGCGCAGCAAGCTGGCCTGGACCGTCACGCTGTTCTTCGGCACCCAGTCCTTCCTGGCCTACGTGGTGATGGGCTGGCTGCCCGAGGTACTCATCGAGAACGGCACAAGCGAAACGCGCGCGGGCCTACTGCTCGGCCTGATCTCGCTGATCGCCGTGCCGATCAGCCTGATCGTCTCGCCGCTGGCCGCCCGTCGCGACAGCCAAAGCGGATGGATCGTCGGACTGGGAGTGCTCGGTATGGCCGGGATGCTCGGTCTGCTGATCGCGCCCGCGGCCGCACCACTGCTGTGGAGCGTGCTGGTGGGCCTGGGGATGAGCGTGTTCTCGTTGGCGCTCACGGTGATTGCGCTGCGAGCCCGCGACGCACAGGACACGGCGAGCCTGTCGGGGATGGCGCAGGGCTTCGGCTACCTGCTCGCCGGCGTCGGTCCGTTCATGTTCGGTCTGCTGCACCACGTCAGTGGTGGGTGGACCGTGCCGTGGCTGATGATGCTGGCGGTCTACCTGGTGCAGACAGTGGCGGGCGCGCTCGCAGGGCGTAACCGCTACGTCTAA
- a CDS encoding NAD(P)-dependent alcohol dehydrogenase: MSTVSAYAATSATDPLSKTTITRRDPGPHDVAFDIHFAGICHSDIHTVKAEWGAPQYPLVPGHEIAGVVTAVGSEVTKFKVGDRVGVGCFVDSCRECANCQAGLEQYCTGGGMVGTYAGVGRDGQPTQGGYSGAIVVDENYVLSIPDEIPLDAAAPLLCAGVTTYSPLRHWNVGPGKRIAVIGLGGLGHMAVKLGVAMGAEVTVLSQSLKKMEDGLRLGAEHYHATSDRQTFKDLRGKFDVILNTVSASLDLGAYLNLLTLDGTLVELGMPEHALSVPPSPLVRMRRSVTGSLIGGIAETQEMLNFCAEHGVRPEIEVIEPDYINTAYERVLASDVRYRFVIDTESLRTA, from the coding sequence ATGAGCACCGTTTCCGCCTATGCCGCCACGTCGGCAACCGACCCGCTGAGCAAGACCACCATCACCCGCCGGGACCCCGGGCCGCACGACGTGGCGTTCGACATTCATTTCGCCGGCATCTGCCATTCCGACATCCACACGGTCAAGGCCGAGTGGGGCGCTCCGCAGTACCCGCTGGTTCCCGGCCACGAGATCGCCGGTGTGGTCACCGCCGTCGGGTCCGAGGTGACGAAGTTCAAGGTGGGCGACCGGGTAGGCGTGGGTTGCTTCGTCGACTCCTGCCGCGAATGCGCCAACTGCCAGGCCGGCCTTGAGCAGTACTGCACCGGCGGCGGCATGGTCGGTACCTACGCCGGCGTCGGCCGCGACGGGCAGCCCACCCAGGGCGGCTACAGCGGCGCGATCGTCGTCGACGAGAACTACGTCTTGAGCATCCCCGACGAGATTCCCCTGGACGCCGCCGCTCCCCTGCTCTGCGCCGGAGTGACCACCTATTCGCCGCTGCGGCACTGGAATGTCGGTCCCGGCAAGCGGATTGCGGTCATTGGCCTCGGCGGCCTGGGACACATGGCCGTCAAGCTGGGGGTGGCGATGGGCGCCGAGGTGACCGTGCTGTCGCAGTCGCTGAAGAAGATGGAGGACGGCCTGCGACTGGGGGCCGAGCACTACCACGCCACCAGCGATCGACAGACGTTCAAGGATCTGCGCGGCAAGTTCGACGTCATCTTGAACACCGTCTCGGCCAGCCTGGACCTGGGCGCGTATCTGAACCTGCTCACCCTCGACGGCACGCTGGTCGAGTTGGGCATGCCCGAACACGCCCTGTCGGTGCCGCCGAGCCCGCTGGTCCGGATGCGGCGCAGCGTGACCGGCTCGTTGATCGGCGGGATCGCCGAGACCCAGGAGATGCTGAACTTCTGCGCCGAGCATGGCGTGCGTCCCGAGATCGAGGTCATCGAACCGGACTACATCAACACCGCTTACGAGCGCGTGCTGGCATCAGACGTGCGCTACCGCTTCGTCATCGACACCGAGTCGCTGCGGACCGCCTAG
- the ctaD gene encoding cytochrome c oxidase subunit I: MTAEAPPRAELEASRPFPALMGPKGSLLYKMITTTDHKLIGIMYCVACMAFFFIGGLLALLMRTELAVPGLQFLSNEQFNQLFTMHGTVMLLFYATPIVFGFSNLVLPLQIGAPDVAFPRLNAFSFWLFLFGATIALAGFITPGGAADFGWTAYTPLSDAVHSPGAGGDLWIMGLAVGGLGTILGAVNMITTVACMRAPGMTMFRLPIFTWNILVTSILVLIVFPLLTAALFGLAVDRHLGGHVYDSANGGVLLWQHLFWFFGHPEVYIIALPFFGIVSEVFPVFSRKPIFGYVTLVYATLSIAGLSTAVWAHHMFATGAVLLPFFSLLTLMIAIPTGLKFFNWIGTMWRGQLTFETPMLFAIGFIVTFMAGGLTGVMLASPPLDFHVSDSYFLIAHFHYVLFGTIVFATFSGIYFWFPKMTGRLLDERLGKLHFWLTFIGFHTTFLIQHWLGNMGMPRRYADYLPTDGFTAFNIVSTVGAFILGSSMIAFTWNVFKSWRYGEVVTVDDPWGYGNSLEWATSCPPPRHNFTELPRIRSERPAFELHYPHMIDRLRAEAHVGRHPGDELYEPANA, encoded by the coding sequence TTGACCGCCGAAGCACCCCCACGCGCAGAACTCGAGGCCAGTCGGCCCTTCCCTGCGTTGATGGGCCCCAAGGGCAGCCTGCTGTACAAGATGATCACCACCACCGATCACAAGCTGATCGGCATCATGTACTGCGTCGCCTGTATGGCCTTCTTCTTCATCGGCGGCCTGCTCGCGCTGCTCATGCGTACTGAGCTGGCGGTGCCGGGCCTGCAGTTCCTGTCCAACGAGCAGTTCAACCAGCTGTTCACCATGCACGGCACGGTGATGCTGCTGTTCTACGCCACCCCGATCGTGTTCGGGTTCTCCAACCTGGTGCTGCCGCTGCAGATCGGCGCCCCGGACGTGGCCTTCCCGCGGCTGAACGCGTTCTCGTTCTGGCTGTTCCTGTTCGGCGCGACCATCGCCCTGGCCGGCTTCATCACCCCCGGTGGCGCCGCCGACTTCGGCTGGACCGCCTACACCCCGCTGAGCGACGCGGTGCACTCCCCGGGTGCCGGCGGCGACCTGTGGATCATGGGCCTGGCCGTCGGTGGTCTGGGCACCATCCTCGGTGCGGTGAACATGATCACCACGGTGGCCTGCATGCGTGCCCCCGGCATGACCATGTTCCGGCTGCCGATCTTCACCTGGAACATCCTGGTCACCTCGATCCTGGTGCTGATCGTCTTCCCGTTGCTGACCGCGGCGCTGTTCGGCTTGGCCGTTGACCGTCACCTGGGCGGGCACGTCTACGACTCCGCCAACGGCGGCGTGCTGTTGTGGCAGCACTTGTTCTGGTTCTTCGGCCACCCCGAGGTGTACATCATTGCGCTGCCGTTCTTCGGCATCGTCAGCGAAGTGTTCCCGGTCTTCTCCCGCAAGCCGATCTTCGGCTACGTCACCCTGGTGTACGCGACGCTGAGCATCGCCGGGCTGTCGACCGCGGTGTGGGCGCACCACATGTTCGCCACCGGCGCGGTGCTGCTGCCGTTCTTCTCGCTGCTGACCCTGATGATCGCCATCCCGACCGGTCTGAAGTTCTTCAACTGGATCGGCACCATGTGGCGCGGCCAGCTGACCTTCGAGACCCCGATGCTGTTTGCCATCGGCTTCATCGTCACCTTCATGGCCGGTGGTCTGACCGGCGTGATGCTGGCCAGCCCGCCGCTGGACTTCCACGTCAGCGACAGCTACTTCCTGATCGCGCACTTCCACTACGTGCTGTTCGGCACCATCGTGTTCGCGACGTTCTCCGGGATCTACTTCTGGTTCCCGAAGATGACCGGCCGGCTGCTCGACGAGCGGCTCGGGAAGCTGCACTTCTGGTTGACCTTCATCGGGTTCCACACCACGTTCCTGATCCAGCACTGGCTGGGCAACATGGGTATGCCGCGTCGTTACGCCGACTACCTGCCCACGGACGGGTTCACCGCGTTCAACATCGTGTCTACCGTCGGTGCCTTCATCCTGGGCTCGTCGATGATCGCCTTCACCTGGAACGTCTTCAAGAGCTGGCGTTACGGAGAGGTCGTCACGGTCGACGACCCGTGGGGCTACGGCAACTCCCTGGAGTGGGCGACCAGCTGCCCGCCGCCGCGGCACAACTTCACCGAGCTGCCCCGGATCCGTTCGGAGCGTCCGGCTTTCGAGCTGCACTACCCGCACATGATCGACCGGCTGCGGGCTGAGGCGCACGTCGGCCGTCACCCCGGTGACGAGCTGTACGAACCCGCAAACGCTTGA
- a CDS encoding DoxX family protein has translation MSSNADPATPRRSRAWITGAVITAVLGLFFAFDAIPKILGVSFAREGTEALGFSPDKTAVIGWVLLVCLVVFLIPRTAVLGALGLTAYLGGAVTINLHADKPLAGFVLSGVYVGVLVWVGLILRRPELLRVLGLRRD, from the coding sequence ATGAGTAGCAACGCCGACCCCGCCACACCGCGCCGTTCCCGGGCGTGGATCACCGGCGCCGTGATCACCGCCGTGCTGGGGCTGTTCTTCGCGTTCGATGCCATCCCGAAGATTCTGGGTGTGTCGTTTGCCCGGGAGGGCACCGAGGCGCTCGGCTTTTCTCCCGACAAGACCGCAGTGATCGGCTGGGTGCTGCTGGTATGCCTGGTCGTCTTCCTGATTCCACGCACCGCCGTGCTGGGTGCGCTGGGCCTGACCGCCTACCTGGGCGGGGCGGTGACGATCAACCTGCACGCGGACAAGCCGCTGGCGGGCTTTGTGCTCTCTGGTGTCTATGTCGGCGTGCTGGTGTGGGTCGGCCTGATCCTGCGGCGACCGGAGCTGCTCCGAGTTTTGGGGCTTCGGCGCGACTGA